One window from the genome of Hyperolius riggenbachi isolate aHypRig1 chromosome 6, aHypRig1.pri, whole genome shotgun sequence encodes:
- the LOC137523061 gene encoding uncharacterized protein, with translation MKAFHFLHLLVLLLHSSCYRSWALMLVQPPAVAAVVGSNVTLSCHLQLGEESLKRVVPYWYGHGRNETKKQYIHPADPANTIEKLSVYVISSSHETDMSVVVTDIRLPNTNTYFCETSLILGSGDRIITGNGTYLLVHEPLEVDHNGADITCRTEIQEVQHVTLLWQFDGTDFRDGDHTWGNNPTGYWISNRFLNWTSQCQATENVTISCCLQYMGRTLVTESVEVPCTAPRDPPSPLHLYSLIFGCNFLILAIILLVWIRRRRRSRRRGASTAPYSNLPSKGRKGVAM, from the exons CTTGCTACAGGTCTTGGGCTCTCATGCTGGTGCAACCCCCTGCCGTGGCTGCCGTGGTTGGCTCCAACGTCACTTTAAGCTGCCACTTGCAGCTGGGCGAGGAAAGTCTGAAACGAGTGGTTCCGTACTGGTATGGCCACGGACGGAATGAAACAAAGAAGCAATACATCCACCCTGCAGATCCTGCCAACACAATCGAAAAGCTTTCTGTCTATGTCATCAGCTCCAGCCATGAAACAGATATGTCTGTGGTTGTGACCGATATAAGACTGCCCAATACTAATACTTACTTTTGCGAAACCTCCTTGATCTTAGGTTCTGGAGACCGTATTATCACAGGAAATGGAACCTACCTTCTCGTACATG AACCTCTAGAGGTCGATCACAATGGCGCTGATATCACATGTAGGACAGAAATTCAAGAAGTACAACACGTCACTCTGCTGTGGCAATTCGATGGGACAGATTTCAGGGATGGGGACCACACATGGGGCAATAATCCGACCGGATACTGGATCAGCAACCGCTTCCTCAACTGGACAAGCCAGTGCCAGGCCACCGAGAACGTGACCATCAGCTGCTGCCTGCAGTACATGGGGAGAACTCTGGTGACCGAGAGCGTGGAGGTCCCGTGTACAG CTCCCCGGGACCCCCCATCTCCGCTGCATCTATACAGCTTGATCTTTGGCTGCAACTTTCTGATCCTCGCCATCATTCTGCTGGTTTGGATAAGAAGGAGGAGGCGGAGCCGCAGAAGAGGCGCCAGTACCGCCCCTTACAGCAACCTACCCAGCAAAGGCCGAAAAGGTGTCGCTATGTAG